The Saccharopolyspora gloriosae genome has a segment encoding these proteins:
- a CDS encoding error-prone DNA polymerase has protein sequence MSWFNPPQAWSELEKALSGNGILPRDESFPGDGGDSPAWTRSRAPYAGGGEPAPATVPYAELHAHSHFSFLDGASYPEELIAEAARLGLESVALTDHDGMYGVVRFAEAAAEHGMRTIFGSELSLGQAGARASARTGEPDPPDQHLLVLARDPEGYGRLCRAITTAQLRGEEKGRPQYDLAELAAEAAGHWLVLTGCRKGAVRAAWESGGMPAAAAELDRLVALFGADNVAVELTDHGCPEDSVRNDALFELARRHGLRAVASTAAHLAAPSRERIASVLAAIRARSSLDAMDGWLPPSAGAHLRSGAEMARRFARYPGVVAAAAELGRECAFDLRLVAPRLPPFDVPPGRTEAGHLRELTMRGALDRYGSPQRSPAAYRQLEHELAVIEQLDFPGYFLVVQDIVRFCREQDILCQGRGSAANSAVCFALRITNADPVRYELLFERFLAPERDGPPDIDLDIESDRREEVIQYVYRKHGRTHAAQVANVISYRPKSAVRDVARALGHSPGQQDAWSKQVESWHELPPDCEIPGQVTELANELIGFPRHLGIHSGGMVLCHQPVSEVCPVEWARMPGRTVLQWDKDDCAAAGLVKFDLLGLGMLSALHYAIDLVAEHHDRRVDLGELDLADDGVYEMLRRADAIGVFQVESRAQLATLPRLKPREFYDLVVEVALIRPGPIQGGSVHPYIRRRNGLEDWEYEHPLMEGALAKTLGVPLFQEQLMQLAVDVAGFSAAEADELRRAMGAKRSGERMRRLRDRLFQGMAANDITGDLAERVYARLLAFANYGFPESHALSFATLVFASAWFKRYYPAAFCAALLKAQPMGFYSPQSLAADARRHGVRVFGPDVNASRVRADLESDAESDGGKAVRLGLASVRTVGEGVAESLVAERAEHGSFADLADVARRVSLTAPQMEALATAGAFGCFGLSRRQALWNAAAAAGDRPDRLPGTTVTAAAPVLPGMDGVELAAADVWATGVSPDSFPVQFLRSRLDELGAVPASGLSDVEHGDRVLVGGAVTHRQRPATAGGITFLNLEDETGMINVMCSPGLWARYRTVARASAALLIRGTVERTEGVVNLRADRLQRLDIRIPTTSRDFC, from the coding sequence GTGAGCTGGTTCAATCCGCCGCAGGCCTGGTCGGAGCTGGAAAAGGCGTTGTCCGGCAACGGAATTCTGCCGCGCGACGAGTCCTTCCCCGGCGACGGCGGCGACAGCCCCGCCTGGACCCGGTCTCGCGCGCCCTACGCGGGCGGCGGTGAGCCCGCTCCCGCGACCGTGCCCTACGCCGAACTGCACGCGCATTCGCACTTCAGCTTCCTCGACGGCGCGAGCTACCCGGAGGAGCTGATCGCCGAAGCCGCCCGGCTCGGACTGGAATCGGTCGCGTTGACCGACCACGACGGCATGTACGGGGTGGTCCGGTTCGCCGAGGCCGCCGCCGAACACGGCATGCGCACGATCTTCGGCTCCGAACTGAGCCTCGGGCAGGCCGGTGCGCGGGCGAGCGCGCGCACGGGGGAACCGGACCCGCCGGATCAGCACCTGCTGGTGCTGGCCCGCGATCCGGAGGGCTACGGCCGGCTGTGCCGGGCGATCACCACCGCGCAGCTGCGCGGGGAGGAGAAGGGTCGCCCGCAGTACGACCTGGCGGAGTTGGCGGCGGAGGCCGCCGGTCATTGGCTGGTGCTGACCGGCTGCCGCAAAGGCGCGGTGCGCGCGGCGTGGGAATCCGGCGGAATGCCCGCGGCCGCGGCGGAACTGGACCGGTTGGTGGCGTTGTTCGGCGCGGACAACGTGGCGGTGGAGTTGACCGACCACGGCTGCCCGGAGGATTCGGTGCGCAACGACGCGCTGTTCGAGCTGGCGCGGCGGCACGGCCTGCGGGCGGTGGCGTCCACGGCGGCGCACCTGGCCGCACCCAGCCGGGAGCGGATCGCGTCGGTGCTGGCCGCGATCCGCGCGCGCAGCAGCTTGGACGCGATGGACGGCTGGCTGCCGCCGTCGGCGGGGGCGCACCTGCGTTCCGGGGCGGAAATGGCACGCCGGTTCGCCCGCTACCCGGGAGTGGTGGCGGCCGCCGCGGAACTGGGCCGGGAGTGCGCGTTCGACCTGCGCCTGGTGGCGCCGCGACTGCCGCCGTTCGACGTGCCGCCGGGCCGCACCGAAGCCGGGCACCTGCGGGAGCTGACGATGCGGGGCGCGCTGGACCGCTACGGCTCACCGCAGCGGAGCCCGGCGGCGTACCGGCAGCTGGAGCACGAACTGGCGGTGATCGAACAACTGGACTTCCCCGGCTACTTCCTGGTGGTGCAGGACATCGTGCGGTTCTGCCGGGAGCAGGACATCTTGTGCCAGGGCCGGGGTTCGGCGGCGAACTCGGCGGTGTGCTTCGCGTTGCGGATCACCAACGCGGATCCGGTGCGCTACGAGCTGCTGTTCGAGCGGTTCCTGGCGCCGGAGCGGGACGGCCCGCCGGACATCGACCTGGACATCGAATCGGACCGGCGGGAAGAAGTGATCCAGTACGTGTACCGCAAGCACGGCCGCACGCACGCCGCGCAGGTGGCGAACGTGATCTCGTACCGGCCGAAGTCGGCGGTGCGCGATGTGGCGCGGGCGCTGGGGCATTCGCCGGGGCAGCAGGACGCGTGGAGCAAGCAGGTGGAGAGCTGGCACGAGCTTCCCCCGGACTGCGAGATTCCGGGGCAGGTGACGGAATTGGCGAACGAGCTCATCGGATTCCCCCGGCACCTGGGGATTCATTCCGGCGGCATGGTGCTGTGCCACCAGCCGGTGAGCGAGGTGTGCCCGGTGGAGTGGGCGCGGATGCCGGGCCGCACGGTGCTGCAGTGGGACAAGGACGACTGCGCGGCCGCGGGACTGGTGAAGTTCGACCTGCTCGGGCTGGGCATGCTCTCGGCGCTGCACTACGCGATCGACCTGGTCGCGGAGCACCACGACCGCCGGGTCGACCTGGGGGAGCTGGATCTGGCCGACGACGGGGTGTACGAGATGCTGCGCCGCGCCGACGCGATCGGCGTGTTCCAGGTGGAGAGCCGCGCGCAGCTGGCGACGTTGCCGAGGTTGAAGCCGCGCGAGTTCTACGACCTGGTGGTGGAGGTGGCGCTGATCCGCCCCGGCCCGATCCAGGGCGGCTCGGTGCATCCCTACATCCGCCGCCGCAACGGCCTGGAGGACTGGGAGTACGAGCATCCGCTGATGGAGGGCGCGCTGGCGAAGACCTTGGGCGTGCCGCTGTTCCAGGAGCAGCTGATGCAGCTGGCGGTGGACGTCGCCGGCTTCTCCGCGGCGGAGGCCGACGAGCTGCGCCGCGCGATGGGCGCGAAGCGCTCCGGGGAGCGGATGCGGCGGCTGCGGGACCGGTTGTTCCAGGGGATGGCGGCGAACGACATCACAGGGGACTTGGCGGAGCGGGTGTACGCGCGGCTGCTGGCGTTCGCCAACTACGGCTTCCCGGAGAGCCACGCGTTGAGCTTCGCGACGCTGGTGTTCGCCAGTGCCTGGTTCAAGCGGTACTACCCGGCGGCGTTCTGCGCGGCGTTGCTGAAGGCGCAGCCGATGGGTTTCTACTCGCCGCAGTCGCTGGCCGCGGACGCGCGCAGGCACGGTGTCCGGGTGTTCGGCCCGGATGTGAACGCGAGCCGGGTGCGGGCCGATCTGGAATCGGACGCGGAGTCCGACGGCGGGAAGGCGGTGCGGCTGGGGTTGGCGTCGGTGCGCACCGTCGGCGAAGGCGTCGCGGAAAGCCTGGTGGCCGAGCGCGCCGAGCACGGCTCGTTCGCGGACTTGGCGGACGTGGCGCGGCGGGTGTCGTTGACGGCGCCGCAGATGGAGGCCCTGGCCACGGCGGGGGCGTTCGGTTGTTTCGGCCTGTCCCGCAGGCAGGCGTTGTGGAACGCGGCCGCGGCCGCCGGGGATCGCCCGGACCGGTTGCCGGGCACGACGGTGACGGCGGCGGCTCCGGTGCTGCCGGGCATGGACGGGGTGGAGCTGGCGGCGGCGGACGTGTGGGCGACGGGGGTGTCGCCGGACAGCTTCCCGGTGCAGTTCCTGCGGTCGCGGCTGGACGAGCTGGGCGCGGTCCCGGCCTCCGGTCTGTCCGATGTGGAGCATGGCGATCGGGTGCTGGTGGGCGGTGCGGTGACGCATCGGCAGCGCCCGGCGACGGCGGGCGGCATCACGTTCCTGAACTTGGAGGACGAAACCGGAATGATCAACGTGATGTGCTCACCGGGACTGTGGGCTCGTTACCGCACGGTGGCCCGAGCCAGCGCGGCCCTGCTCATCCGCGGAACGGTCGAACGCACCGAGGGCGTCGTGAACCTCCGAGCAGACCGCCTCCAACGCCTCGACATCCGAATCCCCACCACCTCCCGGGACTTCTGCTGA
- a CDS encoding pentapeptide repeat-containing protein: MAEAQSTIGEDFTDAVLTGAEWDGREFEQCDFTDADLSALRTRNCVFTECTFTRTDFAESRHRATAFRSCRFDRALLRESTLDGCSLLGSSFVNCRLRQWVLRETDLTLAGMGRADLRRLDLRGIRFREANLSDADLRRCDLREADLVGARLLGAKLDEADLRGARIDADGLVQSSLAGARVDMETALAFAAANGLRVD, translated from the coding sequence ATGGCAGAGGCGCAGAGCACCATCGGCGAGGATTTCACCGACGCGGTGCTGACCGGGGCCGAATGGGACGGCAGGGAATTCGAGCAGTGCGATTTCACCGACGCGGACCTGAGCGCGCTGCGCACGCGCAACTGCGTGTTCACCGAATGCACCTTCACCCGCACTGATTTCGCCGAGTCGCGGCATCGGGCGACGGCGTTCCGATCCTGCCGGTTCGATCGCGCACTGCTGCGCGAATCCACATTGGACGGATGCAGCCTGCTCGGTTCGTCGTTCGTGAACTGCAGATTGCGGCAATGGGTGCTGCGCGAGACGGACCTGACGCTGGCCGGGATGGGCCGCGCCGATCTGCGCAGGCTCGATCTGCGCGGCATCCGGTTCCGGGAAGCCAACCTCAGCGACGCCGACCTGCGCCGCTGCGACCTCCGGGAGGCCGATCTCGTCGGGGCTCGGTTGTTGGGGGCCAAACTCGACGAGGCCGATTTGCGCGGTGCGCGGATCGATGCGGACGGGCTCGTGCAGAGCTCTCTTGCCGGTGCGAGAGTGGACATGGAGACCGCACTCGCATTCGCTGCGGCGAACGGTCTTCGTGTGGACTGA
- a CDS encoding universal stress protein: MAEGDKTEREFEIGKDGLGGIVVGMDGSPASFHAAAWAAGLARRERARLVLVYVEAVGGVAYWSPMGVAVASEAAESLVEELKKEVVAHLRYIDIDWDFVHHRGDPAVGLEQVAEQYRADLIVVGRSRRRGGLLGTVPATLVVEAVRPVVVVP, translated from the coding sequence GTGGCCGAAGGCGACAAGACCGAGCGTGAGTTCGAAATCGGGAAAGACGGGCTGGGCGGCATCGTCGTCGGAATGGACGGCAGCCCCGCGAGCTTCCACGCCGCCGCTTGGGCGGCCGGGCTGGCCCGTCGCGAACGCGCGCGCCTGGTCCTGGTGTACGTGGAAGCGGTGGGCGGGGTCGCCTACTGGTCCCCGATGGGCGTCGCGGTGGCCAGCGAGGCCGCCGAAAGCCTCGTCGAGGAGCTGAAGAAGGAAGTCGTGGCGCACCTGCGCTACATCGACATCGACTGGGACTTCGTGCACCACCGCGGTGACCCGGCAGTGGGCTTGGAGCAGGTCGCCGAGCAGTACCGGGCCGATCTGATCGTGGTGGGCCGGTCCCGCCGGCGCGGCGGACTGCTCGGCACGGTGCCCGCGACACTGGTCGTGGAAGCGGTGCGCCCGGTGGTCGTCGTTCCGTGA
- a CDS encoding ArgE/DapE family deacylase gives MTTYRSSTEHGESAHTEVERRALDAVDLDGVLRDLRELVAIPSVGGTTGEQDAQQWCADRLRGLGHRVDHWRIDLDELTAQPDFPGQEADRDVAYGCVGVAGEGDPALVFCGHTDVVPPGDLDRWPDRDPYALRVRDGIAAGRGTCDMKGGIAAFLGALQALRTAGISLRRPVGVHAVVGEEDGGLGAFATLRRGHRAEACVLAEPSAGSIVAANGGSLTFRLEISGQSTHGSTRLRGVNAVDGLAGLLPALRDLEARRNADLDPLVAHLELPYPLSVGVVRAGDWASTVPDLAVAEGRYGVRLDEDLAQAKQEFEAAIAQACAADPWLAEHPVRVSWPGGVFAGGRLPKGHPLLGETRGAVLDAGGADPEVLGAPYGTDLRLYAAAGVPTLQFGPGDIRYAHAHDEQVPIADLEHAARTYALLALRHCGVA, from the coding sequence GTGACGACCTATCGCAGCAGCACTGAGCACGGCGAATCCGCGCACACCGAGGTCGAACGCCGGGCGCTGGACGCGGTCGACCTCGACGGCGTCCTGCGGGACCTGCGGGAACTCGTGGCCATTCCCAGCGTCGGCGGCACCACCGGTGAGCAGGACGCGCAGCAGTGGTGCGCCGACCGGCTCCGCGGCCTCGGGCACCGGGTGGACCACTGGCGGATCGATCTCGACGAGCTCACCGCGCAACCCGATTTCCCCGGGCAGGAAGCGGACCGCGACGTGGCCTACGGGTGCGTCGGCGTGGCGGGCGAGGGAGATCCGGCGCTGGTGTTCTGCGGGCACACCGACGTCGTCCCGCCCGGCGACCTCGATCGCTGGCCGGATCGCGATCCGTACGCGCTGCGCGTCCGCGACGGCATCGCCGCCGGGCGCGGCACCTGCGACATGAAGGGCGGTATCGCGGCGTTCCTCGGCGCGCTGCAAGCACTGCGCACCGCGGGGATCTCGTTGCGGCGGCCCGTCGGGGTGCACGCGGTGGTCGGTGAGGAGGACGGCGGGCTCGGGGCGTTCGCCACGTTGCGGCGCGGACATCGGGCCGAGGCGTGCGTGCTCGCCGAACCCAGCGCGGGCAGCATCGTCGCCGCGAACGGCGGGTCGCTCACCTTCCGGCTGGAGATCAGCGGGCAGAGCACGCACGGCTCCACGCGGCTGCGCGGGGTGAACGCCGTGGACGGGCTGGCCGGGCTGCTGCCCGCGCTGCGGGACCTGGAGGCGCGGCGCAACGCCGACCTCGATCCGCTCGTCGCGCACCTGGAGCTGCCGTATCCGCTGTCGGTGGGCGTGGTCCGGGCCGGGGACTGGGCCAGCACGGTGCCCGATCTCGCAGTCGCCGAAGGCCGGTACGGGGTGCGGCTGGACGAGGACCTCGCGCAGGCGAAGCAGGAGTTCGAGGCGGCCATCGCGCAGGCCTGCGCCGCGGACCCGTGGCTCGCGGAGCATCCGGTGCGGGTGAGCTGGCCCGGTGGGGTGTTCGCCGGCGGGCGGCTGCCGAAGGGACATCCGCTGCTGGGCGAGACCCGCGGCGCGGTGCTCGACGCGGGTGGCGCCGACCCGGAGGTGCTGGGCGCTCCGTACGGCACCGACCTCCGGCTGTACGCGGCGGCGGGCGTCCCGACGTTGCAGTTCGGCCCCGGCGACATCCGCTACGCCCACGCCCACGACGAACAGGTCCCCATCGCCGACCTGGAACACGCGGCCCGCACCTACGCCCTGCTAGCCCTCCGCCACTGCGGCGTGGCATGA
- a CDS encoding TNT domain-containing protein (This protein contains a domain related to Tuberculosis Necrotizing Toxin, which is the C-terminal effector domain of outer membrane channel protein CpnT, and which has a lethal NAD+-glycohydrolase activity.), which yields MSRPTAISPEEQEQIARRIGVLLLQAAPEDWQQITVEYRATGEYQDLLGEVAAQDGGTEPWEPPEELWAIFEHLREGMYRPDVGTWLSALYVVERPSSYRIDINFDAEPQWQRPLPRAAYADELRRYPRTDDNVPDWMRAKLDAASVPAESAGPGPAQPPAPPAPAPQAPAPAAQASAVQEPAAAERAVQEPAEPGLPVREPSRPEPQGSAPAQAPAFGAAFDQARPDATGPSTSDDPHAGFRTALVFDDFDEQGRPLVATRAPVHQDEVGALRHYLENAPIVLASRDNDDDLLDPNAPASVPSTWHTDGVWVWPGAVPYYLVQYGVPPQPELVEHVRSRRFALTEVDDRTRDAAVRELFDQPDFDQADAAGYDDRATGETPRVEDDFAVQLPAPAQAREDEDTVAESRRDFPEEINAFAAPGPEAGFAASAPQLPHREERSEQAPADTDLPLLTHDSEPPLITHDAEHVEQAPAGLDLDDDAADPGSRHGVDADEDLDETQAILARLHDRLIELGVDSSEYRVGSHSADARCLLRDEPGWVVTAGEDDLHGDLHFEHADQAAAFLLGSLLLSSTEPLPAAEDQRRRSLPDPVDEPEVPEQAEQPEARVAEPEPEVPAGPASGAAAGIGAAGAGAAAASDERADSSPFAAFGSTPESPADGLFRDHRDEPVAAQTGAGPEHDSRSEAAEFLGGETGAAEGRSDRHEPSNSEPDGAEADQVQRSPIADLPRRGSTPPEPPQRQPEAGTGGHFLFTANQAPAEPESADGGDFQTAAPDAEATRFQPLPTPPGPNVNGSAPNGAAPGGSAPNGFAPNQQGQVPQGPGGPQGPAQPGPQQGGPGQQAPANQSLPQRGPRPEQDSAARPPTGGPGPQGPHGGPGAGPTGGAERRPGPPGPGMAGPPRQGPGPQGPQGEPQGRPGGPIKRPPQNGPGEQQHPQQQQQPNGNIQPLRGEPPLTLYRDRRTLVLQPGTELDRFGDPTGNVTYAAHTPYSQRSLPPQWSTRQYAAFRVQRPVQALRGTAVPWFEQPGGGTAYVLPGPVSDLLADGTLQEINDAQRPPNE from the coding sequence ATGTCGCGTCCGACAGCGATCAGTCCGGAAGAGCAGGAACAGATAGCCCGCAGGATCGGGGTCCTGCTGTTGCAGGCCGCACCTGAGGACTGGCAGCAGATCACGGTCGAGTACCGCGCCACGGGCGAGTACCAGGATCTGCTCGGGGAGGTCGCCGCCCAGGACGGTGGCACCGAACCGTGGGAGCCGCCCGAAGAACTATGGGCGATCTTCGAGCACCTCCGCGAGGGCATGTACCGGCCCGATGTGGGCACCTGGCTCAGCGCGCTCTACGTGGTGGAGCGGCCGTCGAGCTACCGCATCGACATCAACTTCGACGCCGAGCCGCAGTGGCAGCGTCCGCTGCCGCGCGCCGCGTACGCCGACGAGCTGCGCCGGTATCCGCGCACCGACGACAACGTGCCGGACTGGATGCGGGCGAAGCTGGACGCCGCATCGGTCCCGGCGGAGTCGGCCGGTCCCGGCCCGGCCCAGCCGCCGGCACCGCCCGCACCGGCACCGCAGGCTCCGGCACCCGCCGCGCAGGCGTCGGCCGTGCAGGAACCGGCCGCCGCGGAGCGAGCCGTGCAGGAACCGGCCGAACCGGGGCTGCCGGTGCGGGAACCGTCCCGCCCCGAACCGCAGGGCTCCGCGCCCGCGCAGGCTCCCGCGTTCGGCGCGGCCTTCGACCAGGCCCGCCCCGACGCGACCGGACCGTCCACATCGGACGACCCGCACGCCGGGTTCCGCACGGCGCTGGTGTTCGACGACTTCGACGAGCAGGGCCGTCCGCTGGTGGCGACCCGCGCTCCGGTGCACCAGGACGAGGTCGGCGCGCTGCGCCACTACCTGGAGAACGCGCCGATCGTGCTCGCCTCGCGGGACAACGACGACGACCTGCTCGACCCGAACGCCCCGGCCTCGGTGCCCTCCACCTGGCACACCGACGGCGTGTGGGTGTGGCCGGGCGCGGTCCCGTACTACCTCGTCCAGTACGGCGTGCCCCCGCAGCCGGAACTGGTCGAGCACGTCCGTTCGCGCCGGTTCGCGCTCACCGAGGTCGACGACCGCACTCGGGACGCCGCCGTTCGCGAGCTGTTCGACCAGCCGGACTTCGACCAGGCCGACGCGGCCGGGTACGACGATCGGGCGACCGGCGAGACGCCGCGCGTGGAGGACGACTTCGCGGTGCAGCTGCCCGCGCCCGCGCAGGCGCGCGAGGACGAGGACACCGTCGCGGAGTCGCGGCGGGACTTCCCGGAGGAGATCAACGCGTTCGCCGCTCCCGGCCCCGAGGCGGGATTCGCGGCGAGCGCTCCGCAACTCCCCCACCGCGAGGAGCGCTCCGAGCAGGCACCGGCCGACACGGACCTCCCGCTGCTCACCCACGATTCGGAACCGCCGCTGATCACCCACGACGCGGAGCACGTCGAGCAGGCTCCGGCCGGGCTGGACCTGGATGACGACGCGGCCGATCCCGGATCGCGCCACGGCGTCGACGCGGACGAAGACCTCGACGAAACGCAGGCCATCCTGGCCCGGCTGCACGACCGGCTCATCGAGCTGGGCGTCGACAGCAGCGAGTACCGCGTCGGCAGCCACTCCGCCGACGCGCGCTGCCTGCTGCGCGACGAGCCCGGCTGGGTGGTGACCGCGGGCGAGGACGACCTGCACGGTGACCTGCACTTCGAGCACGCCGATCAAGCGGCGGCGTTCCTGCTCGGCAGCCTGCTGCTGTCCAGCACCGAGCCGCTGCCCGCCGCGGAGGACCAGCGGCGGCGTTCGCTGCCGGACCCCGTGGACGAGCCGGAGGTTCCGGAGCAGGCCGAGCAGCCCGAAGCCCGCGTCGCGGAGCCGGAACCCGAGGTTCCCGCAGGTCCCGCGAGCGGTGCCGCCGCGGGTATCGGTGCCGCGGGCGCCGGGGCGGCCGCCGCTTCCGACGAGCGCGCGGATTCCAGCCCGTTCGCCGCGTTCGGCAGCACCCCCGAATCGCCCGCCGACGGCCTGTTCAGGGACCACCGGGATGAGCCGGTGGCCGCGCAGACCGGCGCCGGGCCGGAGCACGACTCCCGTTCGGAGGCCGCCGAGTTCTTGGGCGGCGAGACCGGTGCGGCCGAGGGCCGCTCGGACCGGCACGAGCCGTCGAACTCCGAACCGGACGGTGCGGAAGCCGATCAGGTCCAGCGCTCCCCGATCGCGGACCTGCCGCGTCGTGGCAGCACCCCGCCCGAGCCGCCGCAGCGCCAGCCCGAGGCGGGCACCGGCGGGCACTTCCTGTTCACCGCGAACCAGGCACCGGCCGAACCGGAATCCGCCGACGGCGGCGATTTCCAGACCGCCGCGCCGGACGCGGAGGCGACGCGGTTCCAGCCGTTGCCGACTCCGCCCGGCCCGAACGTCAACGGCTCCGCCCCCAACGGTGCGGCTCCCGGCGGTTCGGCCCCGAACGGCTTCGCACCGAACCAGCAGGGCCAGGTGCCGCAGGGTCCGGGTGGGCCGCAAGGCCCCGCCCAGCCCGGTCCGCAGCAGGGCGGTCCCGGCCAGCAGGCACCGGCGAACCAGTCGCTGCCGCAGCGCGGACCGCGCCCCGAGCAGGACTCGGCCGCCCGCCCGCCGACGGGCGGTCCCGGACCGCAGGGACCGCACGGCGGCCCCGGCGCAGGCCCGACCGGCGGCGCCGAGCGCCGTCCCGGCCCGCCCGGACCGGGCATGGCCGGTCCGCCGCGGCAGGGGCCGGGTCCGCAGGGACCGCAGGGGGAGCCGCAGGGCCGCCCCGGCGGGCCGATCAAGCGTCCGCCGCAGAACGGTCCGGGCGAGCAGCAGCACCCCCAGCAACAGCAGCAGCCGAACGGGAACATCCAGCCGCTGCGCGGCGAACCGCCGTTGACGCTGTACCGGGACCGGCGCACCCTCGTGCTCCAGCCCGGCACCGAGCTGGACCGCTTCGGCGACCCGACGGGCAACGTCACCTACGCCGCGCACACGCCGTACAGCCAGCGGTCGCTGCCACCGCAGTGGTCGACCCGCCAGTACGCGGCGTTCCGCGTGCAGCGCCCGGTTCAGGCGCTGCGCGGCACGGCGGTCCCGTGGTTCGAGCAGCCCGGCGGCGGCACTGCCTACGTGCTGCCCGGCCCGGTGAGCGACCTGCTCGCCGACGGCACGCTGCAGGAGATCAACGACGCCCAGCGCCCGCCGAACGAATAA
- a CDS encoding MFS transporter, which produces MLRPYLLLAQVPHAFPLLGACLLARLHQPAINLVLTFLIADWTGSYAAGGVIGGAITVGQAVAGPMRGRAVDRSEPSRVLLITGCGYGLGLVLIAFLARPGGWLPASWWWLLLPVAFATGLSFPPAGQVGRAMWMRIADGPARQAAFAAEATLNELLFVVSPILAAFAVAVQGAFAATLWCAAISALGSAGFAVTLWRSGLRPMPSGGERPGGRSLLAAPGFGLLLGFGCLMIGGVITVDLLIVGWARERGTPELAGYLAAAWAIGSLIGGLLLGATSGRPRVWLRGLLVTAGIVVLVPVLPPVADPGSPWLVTAVLLVGGFAIAPMFAAANALLGELAPEGRRVEAFGWMASAGQAGAAIAAPVTGALLDLSGPAAAAAVGAVLAAVAVCLVAHPGVRRSRSAQCTEDTAVT; this is translated from the coding sequence GTGCTCCGCCCCTACCTGCTGCTGGCCCAGGTCCCGCACGCGTTCCCGCTGCTCGGCGCGTGTTTGCTGGCGAGGCTGCACCAGCCGGCGATCAACCTGGTGCTCACGTTCCTGATCGCGGACTGGACCGGCTCGTACGCGGCGGGCGGTGTGATCGGCGGGGCGATCACGGTGGGCCAAGCCGTCGCAGGGCCGATGCGCGGCCGGGCGGTGGACAGGTCGGAGCCGTCGAGAGTGCTGCTGATCACGGGCTGCGGTTACGGGCTCGGCTTGGTGCTGATCGCGTTCCTGGCGCGGCCGGGTGGCTGGCTGCCCGCGTCGTGGTGGTGGCTGCTGCTGCCGGTGGCGTTCGCGACGGGACTGTCGTTCCCGCCCGCCGGGCAGGTCGGTCGGGCGATGTGGATGCGGATCGCCGACGGTCCCGCCCGGCAGGCCGCGTTCGCCGCCGAGGCGACCCTCAACGAGCTGCTGTTCGTGGTCTCGCCGATCCTCGCCGCGTTCGCCGTGGCCGTGCAGGGCGCGTTCGCTGCGACCTTGTGGTGCGCCGCGATCAGCGCACTCGGTTCCGCCGGGTTCGCCGTGACGCTGTGGCGCAGCGGTCTGCGCCCGATGCCGTCCGGGGGTGAGCGTCCGGGAGGGCGGTCGTTGCTGGCGGCTCCGGGATTCGGACTCCTGCTCGGCTTCGGCTGCCTGATGATCGGCGGCGTGATCACCGTGGACCTGCTGATCGTCGGCTGGGCGCGGGAACGCGGCACGCCGGAGCTGGCGGGTTACCTGGCGGCGGCGTGGGCGATCGGTTCGCTGATCGGCGGCCTGCTGCTGGGCGCGACGTCCGGGCGGCCGCGGGTGTGGCTGCGCGGCTTGCTGGTCACGGCGGGCATCGTCGTGCTCGTCCCGGTGCTGCCACCGGTCGCCGATCCGGGCTCGCCGTGGCTGGTGACCGCGGTGCTGCTGGTGGGCGGGTTCGCGATCGCGCCGATGTTCGCGGCGGCCAACGCGCTGCTCGGCGAGCTCGCGCCGGAGGGGCGTCGAGTGGAGGCGTTCGGCTGGATGGCCAGTGCGGGACAGGCCGGAGCGGCGATCGCGGCGCCGGTGACCGGCGCGCTGCTCGACCTGTCCGGGCCTGCCGCGGCGGCCGCGGTGGGCGCCGTGCTGGCGGCGGTCGCGGTGTGCCTCGTGGCACACCCCGGCGTCCGAAGGTCGCGTTCGGCGCAGTGCACGGAGGACACTGCCGTCACGTGA